Proteins from a genomic interval of Nymphaea colorata isolate Beijing-Zhang1983 unplaced genomic scaffold, ASM883128v2 scaffold0704, whole genome shotgun sequence:
- the LOC126409659 gene encoding photosystem II CP47 reaction center protein-like, with amino-acid sequence VRRMPTFFETFPVVLVDGDGIVRADVPFRRAESKYSVEQVGVTVEFYGGELDGVSYNDPATVKKYARRAQLGEIFELDRATLKSDGVFRSSPRGWFTFGHASFALLFFFGHIWHGARTLFRDVFAGIDPDLDAQVEFGTFQKLGDPTTRRQVV; translated from the coding sequence GTACGTCGTATGCCTACcttctttgaaacatttccGGTAGTTTTGGTAGATGGAGACGGAATTGTGAGAGCCGATGTTCCTTTTAGAAGGGCAGAATCCAAGTATAGTGTCGAACAAGTGGGTGTAACTGTTGAGTTCTATGGTGGTGAACTCGATGGAGTCAGTTATAATGATCCTGCTACTGTGAAAAAATATGCTAGACGTGCCCAATTgggtgaaatttttgaattggatcgCGCTACTTTGAAATCCGATGGTGTTTTTCGTAGTAGTCCAAGGGGTTGGTTCACTTTTGGACATGCTTcgtttgctttgcttttctttttcggcCACATTTGGCATGGTGCTAGAACCTTGTTCAGAGATGTTTTTGCTGGTATCGACCCAGATTTAGATGCTCAAGTGGAATTTGGAACCTTCCAAAAACTGGGGGATCCAACTACAAGGAGACAAGTAGTCTGA